TTGCCTTGGGTTTGGTCTTTGGCTGCTTCGGTACAGATGGGGAAACTGGTGGATAAGATTGACGCGGCGAATCAGCTCGGTTCTCTTGCCGGAGATAATGATCGGAATAAGAAGATTATTGTTGACGAAGGTGGTGTTGCTCCGTTGCTTAGGCTATTAAAGGAGAGTTCATCAGCGGAGGGGCAAATCGCGGCGGCTACGGCTTTAGGGTTATTGGCTTGTGATGGGGATAAGGTTAGGTCTATTGTTAATGAACTCGGTGTTCCTATTCTTGTTCAGGTTCTTGGTGATTCTTCTGTTAGAGTTCAGATTAAGGTAGCTACATTGGTTGCAAGAATGGCTGAGCATGATCCTATTGCTCAAGATGAGTTCGCTAGGCAGAGTGTGATTAAGCCGCTAGTTACGTTGCTTTCTTTGGATGTGTTTGTTGATGATCTTCAGTTGAGTAAGCATAGTAGTATTCACTCTCTTGTTCAGATGAACAAAGATATTGAGAGAGATCCTTCTTTGAAAGTTTATAAGCCGTTTAAGAGTTCAAAGTCGAATGTGTATCGTGACATTGGTGGCAGTGGAAGTAGAACAGGGAATATTAAGAAAGATAGGGATAATGAGAATCCTGAGGTGAAACTTGAGCTTAAGGTTAATTGCGCAGAAGCTCTGTGGATGCTTGCTAGAGGCAATGTAGCTAATAGTAGGAGGATTACAGAAACGAAAGGGTTGCTTTCTTTGGCGAAGATTGTGGAAAATGAAGTTGGTGAATTGCAGTACAATTGTTTGATGACTCTGATGGAGATAACAGCTGCTGCAGAGTCGAACGCTGACCTTAGACGAGCAGCTTTCAAAACCAATTCCCCGGCTGCTAAAGCTGTTATTGACCAGATGTTGTGGCTAATCAAAGATGTTGATAGCCCGATCCTGAAAATCCCAGCGATTCAATCTATCGGGTCGTTGGCGCGGACATTCCCTGCGAGAGAAACGAGAATGATCGAGCCGTTGGTTGAGAAACTCGGTAGTAGCAATANCTCTTGCCGGAGATAATGATCGGAATAAGAAGATTATTGTTGACGAAGGTGGTGTTGCTCCGTTGCTTAGGCTATTAAAGGAGAGTTCATCAGCGGAGGGGCAAATCGCGGCGGCTACGGCTTTAGGGTTATTGGCTTGTGATGGGGATAAGGTTAGGTCTATTGTTAATGAACTCGGTGTTCCTATTCTTGTTCAGGTTCTTGGTGATTCTTCTGTTAGAGTTCAGATTAAGGTAGCTACATTGGTTGCAAGAATGGCTGAGCATGATCCTATTGCTCAAGATGAGTTCGCTAGGCAGAGTGTGATTAAGCCGCTAGTTACGTTGCTTTCTTTGGATGTGTTTGTTGATGATCTTCAGTTGAGTAAGCATAGTAGTATTCACTCTCTTGTTCAGATGAACAAAGATATTGAGAGAGATCCTTCTTTGAAAGTTTATAAGCCGTTTAAGAGTTCAAAGTCGAATGTGTATCGTGACATTGGTGGCAGTGGAAGTAGAACAGGGAATATTAAGAAAGATAGGGATAATGAGAATCCTGAGGTGAAACTTGAGCTTAAGGTTAATTGCGCAGAAGCTCTGTGGATGCTTGCTAGAGGCAATGTAGCTAATAGTAGGAGGATTACAGAAACGAAAGGGTTGCTTTCTTTGGCGAAGATTGTGGAAAATGAAGTTGGTGAATTGCAGTACAATTGTTTGATGACTCTGATGGAGATAACAGCTGCTGCAGAGTCGAACGCTGACCTTAGACGAGCAGCTTTCAAAACCAATTCCCCGGCTGCTAAAGCTGTTATTGACCAGATGTTGTGGCTAATCAAAGATGTTGATAGCCCGATTCTGAAAATCCCAGCGATTCAATCTATCGGGTCGTTGGCGCGGACATTCCCTGCGAGAGAAACGAGAATGATCGAGCCGTTGGTTGAGAAACTCGGTAGTAGCAATAAAGAAGTGGCGATAACAGCTGTGATTTCGTTGCAGAAATTTGTCTGTCCCGAGAACTTCCTCTGCTCACAGCACTCTAAGAACATCATCGAATACGGGGCGATCCCGTTACTGATGAAACTGATAAGGAACTTCGAGCAGCAAATGCAGCTACAGTGTCTAGCGCTGCTTTGTTACCTTTCGATTAACGCTAGTAACCACGGGCAGCTGGAACAAGCAAAGGTTTTGACGGTGCTTGAAGGTGCAGAACGGTTGGCGGGTTTGCAGAACATGGAGTTGAGAGAACTTGTATCGAAAGCGATATATCAGTTGAGTCTATACAACGCAGGAAGCCATAGTCAAATGCTATCGTATGGTGGTCCTTAAAAGCCAAGAAGATACAGCTTACAGTTTGTTGGATTCATGGTACAGACAGAATCTTCATTGTTAGATTTTTACAGAGAAAGAGCAAAAGCAGAATCTCTCATTTTGTGATCGTTGATTGATCAAAATCCTTCATTGTAAATGAAAcgaaacaaatataattagatGGAAGGGTAATAAAACTTGCTTTGCTCTGTCTGATTTGCTTGGAAACCATAGGattttagtgtaaaaaaaagaaaaatgaaatttgcTTTGCTCGAGTTGTCTCTTATGTGGCCCAGTCGAATATTACAGATGCGTGTGTGGTTGTCTTAGCCGTCACAAAATTTAGCAAACAATGGATCTGTGGTCCCATTTAGCTgcaaaattatcattttagtagacacaatattttgttaaaaaaaaaaagtagacacaatatatatttacattttaagtAACGAAAACTATTAATTCAATCTATATTAGtatcaaacctaaaaaaaaaaatgtagacgTATCTATCATGTCATAGATAGTAGTATATTTTGTGTATATTTGTACTTGAAAACGAATTTAATTTAGGTTTAAGCATTTTTATCGGTTTAAATCTTTAAACTCTTCAAATCGTTTGccattttcatgttttctatcACTCCATTCAAGAGCATGTAATGATCAGAATCTTGAGTGTCTGACATATGCAATCATTTGATTAAATGGTAAATTTGATTAAATGGTAAATTTCCctttttatagtgtttttatAGTAGTATTAGAATATAACTAATGCTCACGCaagagtttaaaattttaacattatcTTCATTTGTTAATTACTTATATTACCTCtagtattcattttttatattatcgTGTTGGATTAAGATTCATGAATTTTCATGTTTTAGCATTATCTaattatctatactagtatttttgaattagtttttgctcaaaaatactaatatatggAAAGTTTATGCAATAAATGCTATTAATTCTTTCGACATCTTTCAATTGAAATCTATGGACCTCTTTGAAGTTTATGCAATTTATGGACCTCTTAGTATTTTATGGGTCTcttgataattcataatttaaaggCCTTCAGATTTAGGTTGTCGACATAGTGATGTCCAAAATTCCATAGGACCCGCTAAAATATACTCTTTGGCTAAATCTGATTACATTGCAATAAGTACGACACATCGAGATATGATTTACTTACCTTAACAATCATCTGTCAATGTAAACCTTCCCCACATTCCTTTATAATTGAATGTTAGATTCCTTAAACAAATTGACAATATTTCCTAATGACATAATAAGGAAGAAAATCATCAAAGCCTTCCTTATTAAATTGATAACAATTATCGATGATAGACATTGCtcaattaaattttgtttcaatctCATACTTGGTCACCAAGAATAACATTAACTACAACCTTTATCACGATACTCTACACTCCACTATAAATAAATCTACTACCTATCATCTCTGTTGacagttagagagagagatgaaagaagAATCTAATTTATCATTAACCAAACTTGGTAGAATTACATCTTAGTTATATACTAAGCATATTAAGCAAAAGGAAACTTAATACACTTAATATATCTCAACTATACTGTATAATATAAGCTATACAAAGTATAACATTATAGTGTTAACACCCCCCTCTCAAGTCTTTGAACTGGAATCTgaagatggaagaaaaagacTTGAAACAGACATCCTGTCCAGGATAGAGTGAAACGGTTCCGCCTGCAAAGGTTTAGTAAGTATATCCGCGAGCTGATTCCCtgtagaaacatggaaaacctgcTGAGAACTAGCAAGTACCCGAACTCTGGTTCTGTGTAAGTCAATCTCCATATGCTTGATACGCTCATGGAAGACCGAATTATTGGCAATACGAGTAGCGGATTTGTTGTCACACAACAGCTTAGCTAGACCATTAATCGGAATCTAAAGATCTCGTAGTAGCTGTACCAACCAAACTAATTCATCAGAGGCAAGGGCCATAACTCTATACTCAGATtcagtactactactactgacAATCTTATGCTTCGTAGATTTCCTAGTAATAAGAGAGGTACCAAGGAAAGTACACATCCCTATGACTGATCGGCGAGTATCCTGACAAGTTCCCCAGTCTGCATCGGAAAAGGCAGTTAAGCGAATATCATCATGAGCAGAATAAAACAGACCTTGTCCAGGATTCCCTTTAAGATATTTGAGAACATGTTGAGCAGCCTAAAGATGTGCATCAGTAGGACAAGAAAGGTATTGGCTCAACTTGTTCACAGCAAAAGTGATATCCGGCTGAGTAATAGTCAAATAAAGCAAACGACCAATCAAAGCTCTGTAAGATCGTATCTCTTCTGGGGGAAGAAGTACACCAGTATCCTTAAACAATGCCTTCGTTGGATCCATAGGAACATTCTTAGGTTTACACCCGAGATAACCTGTATCATTCAGCAGATTCAGGCAATACTTCCGTTGACTAACTGAAATCCCATTAGCATTGCGAGCAATCTCAAGCCCAAGGAAGAACCGAGCCTGGCCTAAATCTTTAATCTTAAAAGCCTTGGCCAGAAGAGCTTTGACAGCTGAGACCTCCATATCACTATTACTTGCAATcatgatgtcatcaacatacactaAGAGGGCTATGAAAGATGAATCAGTCATTTTGACAAATAAAGTGTTTTCAGATGGAGCCTGTGAAAAAACATTGTTCAAAAGAATAGTTGAGAAACACTTATACCATTGACGAGAAGCTTGCTTCAAGCCATAGATGGATTTCTTCAATCGAAAAACTGGATTCGGTGGCAAGACACCAAAAGCTGGAGTGTAACCAAGAGGTAAGCTCATGTAAATCTCCTCATCAAGTTCACTGTGCAGAAAAGCACTAGTGACATCCATTTGACAAAGACTCCAACCTCGTTTAGCCGCTAGTCCTAAGATAAACTTCACACTTCCCATTCTAGCAACTGGAGAATAAGTTTCAAAGAAATCGACACCTTCTTGTTGTGTGTAACCTTTAGCTACTAACCGAGCTTTATATCTCTCCACACTCCCATCAGCATTATACTTAATAGTATAAACCCATTTACACCCAACGACATTCTTACATGGGGGTAAAGAAATCACATCACCGAACGTGCCACTTACCTCCATATTCTCAAGCTCCACGTCCATAGCCTTCGTCCATTTCTTACATTGGATATCTTGTTTAAAAGAAGTTGGTTCTCTTTCGAGTGAGTAAGAAAGAACAACAGACTGGTATGGGGTGTTTAGAGTGGTGTAAGATAGAACAAAATATAGGGGATATGGTGTCTTATGCGTTTCCGGAAGAGGGATAGGTGGGGATAGATGAGCAGGGCACAATGATAATCAGACAAATAGCCTGGTACTCTAGCAGCCCGTTTTGGTCGAGCATTAGGCAAAGAAACAATACCTGTGTCTGATGTAACAGTCTCCGTAGGAGTTTGTTCTACACTAGATGGTGTATGTGATGTAGATGGAGGAGTGAATGATGCATGAGGAATTGGCGatgtatgcatcacatcaacAGGAAGATTGACAAACATAGGTAAAATACTGCGGTTGAAAATTGTTGgtggagaagaaacagagatatcaTGAAAAGGAAAAATGGTTTCATGAAAAACAACATGACGTGAAATCGAAACACAATTAGATTCAAGATGCATAACCTTATAACCCTTATAGCCATATGCATATCCTAAGAAAACACACCTATCATCATGAGGACTAAATTTATGTCGATCCTTTTGTAAAATCGAAACATAGCATAAGCAACCAAAAATCCTAAGCAAGGTATAATCCGCTTTCCGTTTAGTAAGAAGTTCATAAGGAGTCACATTATGAAGATGAGTAGATGGTGTTCTGTTAATCACTCCAATATGCTAATGGCATGTTTGATTGAAAAAGGAGAGCCCTTGCAACATTTAGAAGATGCTGATGTTTCCGTTCAACAATGGAgttttgttgaggagtataTGCGCAAGAGAATTGATGAACAATGCCATGTTGATTAACAAGATCTGTAAAAGCTAGTTCTGGAGCATTATCGGTTCTAATTGTCTTGATAGTAGACTTATATTGAGTTTGAACTAATTGTATAAAATCCTTGAAATGAGTAAGAACtgcacttttattttgtaacatataAACCCATGTTGCTCTAGTACAATCGTCAACAATAgtaagaaagaatttgaaaccATCTACAGACTCTATTGCAAATGGACCCCAAACATCCAAGTGAAGTAAATCAAATGGTAAAGCAGACAATTTACTATGAGACTCGAAAGACAACCTTTTCTGTTTAGCTAAATGACAGACATGACAAGGAGCTAAATTTGTTTTAGACTTCGATATTGTACCCGgaatgtgttgtaacttgtcaGAGGATGGATGCCCAAGGCGAGTACCAGAGATCTCCATCAACCATCAAGGATCCAAAGAAatgcgaagaagaagacgctAAAGAAGACGAAGCATGTGGTGCAGGAGAGTCAAGTTACAAGATGTAGAGATTATGCAGTAGAATGCCTTTACCAATCATCAAGCCGTGAATAAACTCCTGAATGAAACATGAATTAGGAAAGAAATGTGCAGAACAACTACTAGCCTTTAACAAACTACTAACAGAGATGagattaaatttgaaatatggTACATGTAAAACATCATGCAAAATGAGTGAATGTGAGAGATGAACTGTGCCTGTGTGTGTAATAGCAACCCTAGTGTCATCAGGTAAGGAAACTGTTACACCAGAAACATGAACAGTTTCTCTGAATAAGGCTAAATCAGAACAAAAGTGCGTAGTAGCACCAGAATCTATAATCCAAGAACCATGTGGAAGTTTGGAATAAAGGGGTGATAAGCACTGATGTTGAAAAGTAAGGTGGTGATTTTCATAAcgaagagatgaagaaggaaaagGAACAGTACCAGCAGAGGATTGAATAGCCATAGCACCATGTTCAGAAATGGAAGAAACCTTGGAGGGAGTCTGATTTTCTGGAAGTTGCATGTGTGTCGAGAGTTTCTGGATCAGAGTCTGCATCTGGTCAGAGGTCATCTTGTTAACATCCAGATTGAACACATTTAAGGCCGGAGGAGGGACATATGGCGAAGAAGAAGTGTTATTCGCAACTGCATGAGCCCTCGGTTGAACACTCTGTGGATTAGCCATACGGTGAGAGTGAAAACCAGAAGAGACACTCTTGAAACCAGGTATGTAACCAGGAGGATATCCATGTAACTTGAAACACTTCTGAACAACATGCCCTGTCATGCCACAACAAGTACAGAGAGGACGAGATTGCTTTGGACGATAGGAGTTCTGAACAGCATAAGCTAGATTATCCACTGGACCATCATAGGTAGGAGGACCAGAAGTCTGAAAAACAACACCATCAGTCCGAGTAGGCTTAGCAATACTCTGTTGCCTCTCATCTTCAGTCACCATGTGAAAAGCATTCTCAATAGATGGCATAGGCTTGATCATCAAGATGTGACGGCGAGTGGCTTCATATGAGTCATTCAAACCCATCAAAAATTTTTTCACGCGACTCCTTTGCTGCAGTTTCTCCCACAACAATGCAGCATTACACTCACATTTGCCACAAGTACAAACAGACAATTCTACATAGTTCTTAAGCTCCTCCCAGAGAGTTACTAATTCAGTGTAATAAGCAGTCACATCCATCGCTCCTTGATGAATTGAGCTCAGCTTCTGCTCTATTTTATAAACTCTCGGAGCATCATCCTGTTTGAACCTGGAGATaatatctttccaaatttccTCGGCTGTTGGAATGAACAAAAGACTCTGGCCTATTTTCTTTGACACAGAATTCATCAACCATGTAGATACCATATCATTGCAACGACTCCAAGAACCATAATCACGGTGATCTGATGATGGTTTAGAGATCGTACCGTCAATAAAACCCAATTTGTTCCTGACATTGAGAGCCATACGCATGGATCTTCGCCATGAATTGAATTCTACACCTGTTGTCAACCTATTGGAGACTAAAACCAATCCAGCATGATCAGTGTCATGGAGGAAGTAAGGATTGTTGTATTGGTCAGGTTGTTGAGCCGAATCAGATATTGAATTCGCCATAACCAAGAATCTGATAATAACAGATGAATCGGAAAATTCCAATCACTCaagtgaagaaagaaacagcAAGAACACTTACAAGAGCAACAACGAGAGTAACAAACATTGCGATCACCATTAAAAGATGTAcaacaaaaagagaagcaaTTTGATCAAAGGTCTCACTCATCGCCTAACAAATTTGTGAAATCGAGCTGGATTTGAGCTCCGAAAAcggaagaaaagagaaacccaaagagaagaagatgactgAATGAGAAATCGAAAGATCGGATGATGAATCGATCGAACTCAACCAAGCGGAAGAAGATTCTCTCACTAACACTCAAAGCTTTGATACCATGTTGacagttagagagagagagatgaaagaagAATCTAATTTCTCATTAACCAAACTTGGTAGAATTACATCTTAGTTATATACTAAGCATATTAAGCAAAAGGAAACTTAATACACTTAGGgtctgactggttcaaacgctgcggttgcggtttcaaatgttattaagcgttttgaacgactggtttagcggtttaaaattggtgcgtttgcgggaggtttacgactggttgaccggGTGCAATAGcagttggaacataataaatgtgatatataatatataaatgttttaaaatatcaaaaaaaatttaaacttgattaataattaaaaatcatgaaaaaaactacaataattatttagaaaaacaaataaatttcatagtgaaatgtttattactttatgcatttggtcTATCACCAAAAATTGCATTAAGTAATGTGACAAATGGCAAAACAAGTGCTTGATACCGTGGATCTTCTGGATTATTTTTATAACTATGATAATATTTCTTCGATGAATCCAATCGATGTTTGACTTGGCTCCAAGTCAAATCAACTCCAAGTTGCTCGTTAATATTCTTAAGAATATTTTCCTTTTGAATACCACTTAGAAATTTTGTTGtgggatttttttcttcttgtttctccaGGATTACCCGTTGAAGTAGAGCACACGTTGCCTCCTTCGACCACATAAATCTCTGAGTCGAAGCCAAACGATCATCTTGCGAAGCCATGATTATCacctagatatatatatatatataaacatagtCAAAGCTAAATCGATATGatcaatagaaaaaatataaccaCATCTACCGTActgtataataaaaaaagaaatcaacaatAAAAAAGGGACTTTTTCTTGTGTTCTCTAACGATGAAGACTtgtacgaagaagaagatattatatattagGGTTGAGATGAACTGCACTTTTATACTAGTTTAttaggtaaaaagaaaagattttgtatctaatttatttagcaaatgaatattttattctCAATGTTATCTCTTTGATATCTTTTTGGCGGGTAATCATATTATTCCCGCCGTGTCCGTAATCATATTTCCCGCTGTATCCATAGTGATGGTTGGTGCTATAATATGTGAGAAAGTTTCATGTCGTTGAGATCACAATCATTTGATAATTAACCCAACGTAATCTCGACTTTAGAGAGACtttacttaacaaaaaaaaaaccaggaTCAATGAATGAAATTTGAAAAACCTGGAGAGTAAAATCATACAAAAATGAGAATCCTTACACTCtctcaattattaaattttaaatataactaGCTAGTACAGAAAACTTCAGAAACATCTTTAGATGATGCGTTCATTGCCAATGAAGAGCATCTTTAACGAGCATCCCATATCTCTCGTGCTATGTCGTCTCTCACTGTTGACATATATTGATCAGCCGTTGGATCATAATTTCGATCGACTACATTATCATCATGAGATGGAGACATGTTTCCTTCCCGATCAGCATCATAGTTCTCCGTTTCTTCTGCAGCATTGAAGTCGTCGTCCTCTATATTAGAATCTCGAATAAAATTATGCAATGCCATAGTTGCAGCAACCATCTTCTCCTGCATTTGCACATCATAATGAACACGACCTTCTAAAATAGACCATTTTCCCTTCCACACTCCAAATGTTCTTTCAATCACTGATCGAAGCAAAGAATGTCTCTTGTTAAATGTCTCGCGTACAGTGCCTGGTCTACGCCCAGCAAAATGATTTGGATGGTACGCTTCACCTCGATAAGGAGCTAAAAACCCCCTTCGATTAGGATAGCCAGAATCCACTAGAAAATACTTCTCCGAGCTTGGGAATGGGAAAAAATTATCATGACGTGCACAATATGTCAATATCTTGGAGTCGTGTGCACGTCCCGGGACTCCAATACGTGTGTATATAAATCTCATATTGAAATCACACACTGCCAAAATGTTCATTGATGTGTAGTTATGATGATTCCAGTACGTGATCTTTTTATCGCCACCAACACGAACACGTAAATGAGTACCGTCTATAGCTCCAATACAATCTTGAAAATATGGAAAATACCTCCTATCATGCATGATTCGTGGTGGTATATCGACAAGTTCCTCTCTTTTCCATGATACAATGTCTGAATGCAAGCAACAAAGGGCATtaacaacatcatcaaattTTGTTGTCACAGTCCATTGTGCAACTTGAAAATCTGCTGCTATGCTCCTTTGTGATGAGTTATGTCCCAAAATCTTCAGCGACATTCCTAATGCAACCTCAGATCTTACCCGATGAGAATCTTTAAGACCATACTTTTTTAGCGTATCTGAGAGCTTAAAAAACACTCTTTGTCTCATACGTAAAACATGGAGGCATTGTGTATCACTTTCATACATTAGTTGCTCCATTATACGTTGTCCACGTTCAGGATCCGTTCTCAACTGTTCTCTTTGAAAAAAGCGAAGATGATCAATGCAGATTACTGCTTCAATAGCTTGGTCATCTGCTTCTATTATTTTTCTGACTGTGTTCAACTCCATGTCACTTCCTTCctgtaacaaattaaatttttgttacatTTTGACTCTTAAAAAGCATCCTCATGCATAATAAatgaatagaaaatattatattgtagaggccaacaaaaactgaagtcaaatcaaaaccaaagacAATCCTCAATGTCGTAAACAAAATgcaaacaagaaataaaaattccatAAAAGATTACGTCAACAAAACCAAAGctaatcatcaaacaaaatcattacGAGACTCCTTGGTTTGTCTCTTTAGAAAAGGTAGCTTCTCGTCATCTGGGAGAGCAAGAAATAAACCGCGCACAACATCATTTGTTGCAATAAGATCAAGAGATGCCCAATAAAGCTCCGTCATTGGAACCAGATCCGGTACTGCCCTCACATGTTTCACAACAAGAGCCATTCGTTCTTCAGTTGAATTTGTTGACTGAGATTTTGACTTTGCATTTGTCATTTGCTCTAGAATATCATTTCGGTCTTCCATAGTAGTAGCAATACGGTCGAGCGTCGAGTCTACTGGATTTTGTTTACGCTTTCGGTTTCGACTTCTTTTCTCCTGAGTGTGCATAGAAGATGTCTCTTTGGATGCAAATGATGGTTCTGCCTCGGAATTTGGATTTGCAGAGTTTTCCCTCGGAATTTGTGACATCCAATCTGGGTCTTCTGTTTCCATATGATGAGGTTCGTTCTCACGCATCATATCttctctctcgtcttcttcgtttGTACGT
The Camelina sativa cultivar DH55 chromosome 6, Cs, whole genome shotgun sequence genome window above contains:
- the LOC104793922 gene encoding uncharacterized protein LOC104793922 — translated: MANSISDSAQQPDQYNNPYFLHDTDHAGLVLVSNRLTTGVEFNSWRRSMRMALNVRNKLGFIDGTISKPSSDHRDYGSWSRCNDMVSTWLMNSVSKKIGQSLLFIPTAEEIWKDIISRFKQDDAPRVYKIEQKLSSIHQGAMDVTAYYTELVTLWEELKNYVELSVCTCGKCECNAALLWEKLQQRSRVKKFLMGLNDSYEATRRHILMIKPMPSIENAFHMVTEDERQQSIAKPTRTDGVVFQTSGPPTYDGPVDNLAYAVQNSYRPKQSRPLCTCCGMTGHVVQKCFKLHGYPPGYIPGFKSVSSGFHSHRMANPQSVQPRAHAVANNTSSSPYVPPPALNVFNLDVNKMTSDQMQTLIQKLSTHMQLPENQTPSKVSSISEHGAMAIQSSAGTVPFPSSSLRYENHHLTFQHQCLSPLYSKLPHGSWIIDSGATTHFCSDLALFRETVHVSGVTVSLPDDTRVAITHTGTVHLSHSLILHDVLHVPYFKFNLISVSSLLKASSCSAHFFPNSCFIQEFIHGLMIGKGILLHNLYIL
- the LOC104790288 gene encoding uncharacterized protein LOC104790288 isoform X1 translates to MEEESRIGDELSSLIVTAERLRVAVDEAESFKTECGEVGKQVDRLAQMLRTLVRFVSGSPQPVYDRPIRRVIVDVKKNLERGFALVRKCRRHNLIRRVCTIINAGDFRKVVNLLESSNGDVKWILSVFDSDGDGSFGGGGIVISLPPIATNDPILPWVWSLAASVQMGKLVDKIDAANQLGSLAGDNDRNKKIIVDEGGVAPLLRLLKESSSAEGQIAAATALGLLACDGDKVRSIVNELGVPILVQVLGDSSVRVQIKVATLVARMAEHDPIAQDEFARQSVIKPLVTLLSLDVFVDDLQLSKHSSIHSLVQMNKDIERDPSLKVYKPFKSSKSNVYRDIGGSGSRTGNIKKDRDNENPEVKLELKVNCAEALWMLARGNVANSRRITETKGLLSLAKIVENEVGELQYNCLMTLMEITAAAESNADLRRAAFKTNSPAAKAVIDQMLWLIKDVDSPILKIPAIQSIGSLARTFPARETRMIEPLVEKLGSSNKEVAITAVISLQKFVCPENFLCSQHSKNIIEYGAIPLLMKLIRNFEQQMQLQCLALLCYLSINASNHGQLEQAKVLTVLEGAERLAGLQNMELRELVSKAIYQLSLYNAGSHSQMLSYGGP
- the LOC109133276 gene encoding uncharacterized protein LOC109133276; its protein translation is MDVELENMEVSGTFGDVISLPPCKNVVGCKWVYTIKYNADGSVERYKARLVAKGYTQQEGVDFFETYSPVARMGSVKFILGLAAKRGWSLCQMDVTSAFLHSELDEEIYMSLPLGYTPAFGVLPPNPVFRLKKSIYGLKQASRQWYKCFSTILLNNVFSQAPSENTLFVKMTDSSFIALLVYVDDIMIASNSDMEVSAVKALLAKAFKIKDLGQARFFLGLEIARNANGISVSQRKYCLNLLNDTGYLGCKPKNVPMDPTKALFKDTGVLLPPEEIRSYRALIGRLLYLTITQPDITFAAAQHVLKYLKGNPGQGLFYSAHDDIRLTAFSDADWGTCQDTRRSVIGMCTFLGTSLITRKSTKHKIVSSSSTESEYRVMALASDELVWLVQLLRDL
- the LOC104790288 gene encoding uncharacterized protein LOC104790288 isoform X3, with protein sequence MEEESRIGDELSSLIVTAERLRVAVDEAESFKTECGEVGKQVDRLAQMLRTLVRFVSGSPQPVYDRPIRRVIVDVKKNLERGFALVRKCRRHNLIRRVCTIINAGDFRKVVNLLESSNGDVKWILSVFDSDGDGSFGGGGIVISLPPIATNDPILPWVWSLAASVQMGKLVDKIDAANQLGSLAGDNDRNKKIIVDEGGVAPLLRLLKESSSAEGQIAAATALGLLACDGDKMNKDIERDPSLKVYKPFKSSKSNVYRDIGGSGSRTGNIKKDRDNENPEVKLELKVNCAEALWMLARGNVANSRRITETKGLLSLAKIVENEVGELQYNCLMTLMEITAAAESNADLRRAAFKTNSPAAKAVIDQMLWLIKDVDSPILKIPAIQSIGSLARTFPARETRMIEPLVEKLGSSNKEVAITAVISLQKFVCPENFLCSQHSKNIIEYGAIPLLMKLIRNFEQQMQLQCLALLCYLSINASNHGQLEQAKVLTVLEGAERLAGLQNMELRELVSKAIYQLSLYNAGSHSQMLSYGGP
- the LOC104790290 gene encoding uncharacterized protein LOC104790290, with amino-acid sequence MELNTVRKIIEADDQAIEAVICIDHLRFFQREQLRTDPERGQRIMEQLMYESDTQCLHVLRMRQRVFFKLSDTLKKYGLKDSHRVRSEVALGMSLKILGHNSSQRSIAADFQVAQWTVTTKFDDVVNALCCLHSDIVSWKREELVDIPPRIMHDRRYFPYFQDCIGAIDGTHLRVRVGGDKKITYWNHHNYTSMNILAVCDFNMRFIYTRIGVPGRAHDSKILTYCARHDNFFPFPSSEKYFLVDSGYPNRRGFLAPYRGEAYHPNHFAGRRPGTVRETFNKRHSLLRSVIERTFGVWKGKWSILEGRVHYDVQMQEKMVAATMALHNFIRDSNIEDDDFNAAEETENYDADREGNMSPSHDDNVVDRNYDPTADQYMSTVRDDIAREIWDAR
- the LOC104790288 gene encoding uncharacterized protein LOC104790288 isoform X2, with the translated sequence MEEESRIGDELSSLIVTAERLRVAVDEAESFKTECGEVGKQVDRLAQMLRTLVRFVSGSPQPVYDRPIRRVIVDVKKNLERGFALVRKCRRHNLIRRVCTIINAGDFRKVVNLLESSNGDVKWILSVFDSDGDGSFGGGGIVISLPPIATNDPILPWVWSLAASVQMGKLVDKIDAANQLGSLAGDNDRNKKIIVDEGGVAPLLRLLKESSSAEGQIAAATALGLLACDGDKVRSIVNELGVPILVQVLGDSSVRVQIKVATLVARMAEHDPIAQDEFARQSVIKPLVTLLSLDVFVDDLQLSKHSSIHSLVQMNKDIERDPSLKVYKPFKSSKSNVYRDIGGSGSRTGNIKKDRDNENPEVKLELKVNCAEALWMLARGNVANSRRITETKGLLSLAKIVENEVGELQYNCLMTLMEITAAAESNADLRRAAFKTNSPAAKAVIDQMLWLIKDVDSPILKIPAIQSIGSLARTFPARETRMIEPLVEKLGSSNKEVAITAVISLQKFVCPENFLCSQHSKNIIEYGAIPLLMKLIRNFEQQMQLQCLALLCYLSINASNHGQLEQAKVLTVLEGAERLAGLQNMELRELVSKAIYQLSLYNAGSHSQMLSYGGP